AAATATGTTTTCAATTCCTGCACCCAATTCAACGTAAGGCTTAGAAACATTGGTGAGTCCAAGTGGAAAGTCCATAACTGAAAGGTTCTTCTTATTCAGGCTCCCGATCAATCCTTTTCCGGAAATTACCTCCCTCCATTTTAGCTTGCGGAAGATGGGTATTCTATTTAAAAAGAAACCCTGAAAGTGATGTTCAATAAAGAGGCTGACGTACTGGTCGCTGGCAAATTCGTAATAGTTCATCATGTTGAAGGCATAGCGGTCGAATGCATAGGTTTCGTTGCCCTCGTGTAGGTGGAGAAGTGGATAAGGAACGGTACCAAATATTTTCCCTCCATCGAGAATTATACGGGTGTAGCCAAACGGGTTAATATTCACCTTGTAGTAGACGTTTAGGCGAGTCTTATAGTATTCATATTGGCTTCCAAATACATCCTTGAGACCCACCGTAAGGTCAAAATTAACTATCGGCTTATCGCTGCCAAGGCTTACCCGCTCAAATTGACCCTGTACAAATCTTTCTCCTTTATCCCACAAGGTGTTCAGCTTAATTTCTGTAGTAGATAACATTGATAGTGTTCCACTACCGTTTGAGTATACAAAAGGTATGTATGGAGTTGGATACAGCCTGCGTTGTGTGAATTTTATGGTGTTGGAAAAGCCATTAAACCACTCCTTTTGGTAGGTTGCAGAAAACTCTTTAACAAGTGTAAGTTTATAATTGGGATTTCGCCGTAGGAATGACGTTACAATGTTGTCTTCCGTAAGCGCATAGGGGCTTTGACCAAGTTGTTCTATGTCCGACTTGTAGCCAATATCAAGGGTGTTTCTGGGGTTTTTTTTGATCATGTAAAGCACATCACCCCCATATTTGTATCGGTTATCTTTATCGCCATAGGCAACAAAGCCACTTATCAGGTATTTAGTACTAAATTTATTGGAAGTACGTCCGCTGATTCGAAATCGATTTCCCTCAATTTCATTGAATGAGTATATGGAATAGTATGGTCCAATCTCAAAATAGCCAACCACGTAGTAGTAGTTAACAATCATATTTACAATATCGAAAAAAGTCTTGTAGATGGGTACTTTTTGAACGGAATCCACCATCTGGTATATGGAGGCTTCCTTGGGGGTAAGGTTTACTGGTCTGGCGTCTTTCCAAAAAGACTCATCTTGTTTTAATGCACCTTCGTTAAC
This window of the Williamwhitmania sp. genome carries:
- a CDS encoding DUF5686 family protein, translated to MTDISTGETLPYVNVTIPGTTTGTITDLNGEYYLETRDRGDSLTASYVGYKSQTKHIKLNIYQEINFELKSSNTMLEAIVVRPGENPALPILRKVIANKPKNDPEHLSNYQYESYNKVEIDLNNVDDDMKNKRIFKQFQFIFNYVDTSAVTGKTFLPIFITETLSDYYYSRSPRTEKEIIKATKISGVNNESVAQFTGKMYQTINVYDNYINIFDQGFVSPIADLALLYYRYYLIDSAFIGNHWCYQLSFKPRRKQEPTFTGDIWVSDTTFAVVKSNLRMEKTANVNFVKDMVMTSEYTRLGDTLWFPKKTSLFVDFNITERKTTGFFGRKTTTFYNVKIDQPIPDTIANMAERVKVNEGALKQDESFWKDARPVNLTPKEASIYQMVDSVQKVPIYKTFFDIVNMIVNYYYVVGYFEIGPYYSIYSFNEIEGNRFRISGRTSNKFSTKYLISGFVAYGDKDNRYKYGGDVLYMIKKNPRNTLDIGYKSDIEQLGQSPYALTEDNIVTSFLRRNPNYKLTLVKEFSATYQKEWFNGFSNTIKFTQRRLYPTPYIPFVYSNGSGTLSMLSTTEIKLNTLWDKGERFVQGQFERVSLGSDKPIVNFDLTVGLKDVFGSQYEYYKTRLNVYYKVNINPFGYTRIILDGGKIFGTVPYPLLHLHEGNETYAFDRYAFNMMNYYEFASDQYVSLFIEHHFQGFFLNRIPIFRKLKWREVISGKGLIGSLNKKNLSVMDFPLGLTNVSKPYVELGAGIENIFKVIRIDAMWRLSYLDHPNIERFGIRAGLQIIF